Proteins encoded within one genomic window of Bradyrhizobium sp. 186:
- the ubiG gene encoding bifunctional 2-polyprenyl-6-hydroxyphenol methylase/3-demethylubiquinol 3-O-methyltransferase UbiG encodes MSMQQNTSATASTPPGSTVDAAEIAKFSKLSAEWWDPKGKMAPLHRINPLRLGYIRDAACRKFERNVRSLNCLGGLRVLDIGCGAGLLCEPLSRLGAQVIGVDPSQSNIAAAKLHAAKGHLAIDYRCTTVEEVDPRERFDIVLAMEVVEHVTDVGMFLKRCAAMLKPNGLMVVSTLNRNWKSFALAIVGAEYVMRWLPRGTHEWNKFVTPDELTKYLLDNRLVITEQTGVVYSPFADKWTLSSDMDVNYMVVAEGMV; translated from the coding sequence ATGAGCATGCAGCAAAATACTTCCGCAACCGCAAGCACCCCGCCGGGCTCGACCGTCGACGCCGCCGAGATCGCAAAGTTCTCAAAGCTCTCGGCGGAGTGGTGGGACCCCAAGGGCAAGATGGCGCCGCTGCACCGGATCAATCCGCTGCGGCTCGGCTATATTCGCGACGCCGCCTGCCGCAAGTTCGAACGCAATGTGCGCAGCCTCAACTGCCTCGGCGGCCTGCGCGTGCTCGACATCGGCTGCGGCGCCGGCCTGTTGTGCGAGCCGCTGTCGCGGCTGGGCGCGCAGGTCATCGGCGTGGATCCGTCGCAGAGCAACATCGCTGCCGCCAAGCTGCATGCCGCCAAGGGTCACCTTGCAATCGACTATCGCTGCACCACGGTGGAGGAAGTCGACCCGCGCGAGCGCTTCGACATCGTGCTGGCGATGGAGGTGGTCGAGCACGTCACCGATGTCGGCATGTTCCTGAAGCGCTGCGCGGCGATGCTGAAGCCGAACGGCCTGATGGTGGTCTCGACGCTGAACAGGAACTGGAAGAGTTTTGCGCTCGCCATCGTCGGCGCCGAATACGTCATGCGCTGGCTGCCGCGCGGCACCCACGAATGGAACAAGTTCGTCACCCCGGACGAGCTGACGAAATATCTGCTCGACAACCGCCTCGTCATCACCGAGCAGACCGGCGTCGTCTACAGCCCCTTCGCCGACAAATGGACCCTCTCCTCCGACATGGACGTGAACTACATGGTCGTGGCGGAAGGGATGGTGTGA
- a CDS encoding PH domain-containing protein, with the protein MARYIDEILQPGEKVLYSTNAHWIFYFPAIVAWIVALVLFVLSRQTTVEGLILLCLVASGLVALAALYWTVKGWFHRFTTETDVTNLRVVHKTGFIKRRTFEMALDKVESVDVNQTILGRILNYGDVTINGVGEGRETIRTIASPLAFRSSITTR; encoded by the coding sequence ATGGCGCGCTATATCGACGAGATTCTCCAGCCCGGCGAGAAGGTGCTGTATTCGACCAATGCGCACTGGATCTTCTATTTTCCGGCCATTGTGGCCTGGATCGTGGCCCTGGTCCTGTTCGTCCTGTCCCGGCAAACCACCGTCGAAGGGCTCATCCTGCTCTGTCTCGTCGCCTCTGGCCTGGTGGCTCTGGCGGCGCTGTACTGGACCGTGAAGGGCTGGTTCCATCGCTTCACCACCGAGACCGACGTCACCAATTTGCGGGTCGTGCACAAGACCGGGTTCATCAAGCGCCGCACCTTCGAGATGGCGCTGGACAAGGTCGAGAGCGTCGATGTGAATCAGACGATTCTTGGACGTATTCTCAACTATGGCGACGTGACCATCAACGGCGTCGGTGAAGGTCGCGAAACCATCCGGACCATCGCCTCGCCGCTCGCCTTCCGCAGTTCGATCACCACGCGGTAG
- a CDS encoding aspartate kinase, with amino-acid sequence MSRLVMKFGGTSVANIERIRNVARHVKREVDAGHEVAVVVSAMSGKTNELVAWCTEASPMHDAREYDAVVASGEQVTSGLLAIALQGMGIQARSWQGWQIAIKTSDAHASARIEDIDGTEIINRFKERKEVAVIAGFQGINPQTNRITTLGRGGSDTSAVAIAAAVKADRCDIYTDVDGVYTTDPRIVPKARRLDKIAFEDMLELASQGAKVLQVRSVELGMVYNMPIFVRSSFDKPEDIDPHANQPPGTLICSEEEIMENHVVTGIAFSKDEAQISVRQIEDKPGVAASIFGPLAEANINVDMIVQNVSEDGKTTDLTFTVPAADYTRAKETITAAKDKIGYARLDTATDVAKISVIGSGMRSHAGVAAQAFSALAGRNINIRAITTSEIKFSVLIDTAYTELAVRTLHTLYGLDQT; translated from the coding sequence ATGAGCCGCCTCGTGATGAAATTCGGCGGCACATCCGTCGCCAACATCGAACGTATCCGCAACGTCGCACGCCATGTGAAGCGTGAGGTCGACGCCGGCCACGAAGTGGCCGTGGTCGTCTCCGCGATGTCCGGCAAGACCAACGAGCTGGTAGCCTGGTGCACCGAGGCCTCGCCGATGCACGACGCGCGCGAATACGATGCCGTGGTCGCCTCGGGCGAACAGGTCACCTCGGGCCTGCTCGCCATCGCGCTCCAGGGCATGGGCATCCAGGCCCGCTCCTGGCAGGGCTGGCAGATCGCGATCAAGACCAGCGACGCCCATGCCTCGGCTCGGATCGAGGACATCGACGGCACCGAGATCATCAACCGCTTCAAGGAGCGGAAGGAGGTCGCGGTCATCGCCGGCTTCCAGGGCATCAACCCCCAGACCAACCGCATCACCACGCTCGGCCGCGGCGGCTCCGACACCTCGGCGGTCGCGATCGCCGCCGCCGTCAAGGCGGACCGCTGCGACATCTATACCGACGTCGATGGGGTCTACACCACAGATCCGCGAATCGTGCCGAAGGCGCGCCGGCTCGACAAGATCGCGTTCGAAGACATGCTGGAACTGGCTTCCCAGGGAGCAAAAGTGCTCCAGGTCCGCTCGGTGGAACTCGGCATGGTCTACAACATGCCGATCTTCGTCCGCTCGAGCTTCGACAAGCCCGAGGATATCGACCCGCATGCCAACCAGCCGCCCGGTACGCTGATCTGCAGCGAGGAGGAGATCATGGAAAACCACGTCGTCACCGGCATCGCCTTTTCGAAGGACGAGGCCCAGATCTCGGTGCGCCAGATCGAGGACAAGCCCGGTGTGGCGGCGTCGATCTTCGGCCCGCTCGCGGAGGCCAATATCAACGTCGACATGATCGTCCAGAACGTCTCCGAGGACGGAAAGACCACCGATCTCACCTTCACGGTGCCGGCCGCGGACTACACCCGGGCCAAGGAGACGATCACCGCGGCCAAGGACAAGATCGGTTATGCCCGACTCGACACCGCCACCGACGTCGCCAAGATTTCGGTGATCGGCAGCGGCATGCGCAGCCATGCCGGCGTCGCCGCCCAGGCATTTTCGGCCCTCGCCGGACGGAATATCAACATCCGGGCCATTACAACCTCCGAGATCAAATTCTCGGTTCTGATCGACACCGCCTATACCGAGCTTGCGGTGCGCACCCTGCACACGCTCTACGGCCTCGATCAGACTTAG